In the Aneurinibacillus soli genome, one interval contains:
- the pth gene encoding aminoacyl-tRNA hydrolase, with protein sequence MKVIVGLGNPGREYEMTRHNVGFWAIDRLADEWGIALNQGKFKGLIGEGRVGTEKVILVKPLTYMNLSGECVSPLLSFYKLDPEEDLLVIYDDLDLPCGKIRLRTKGSAGGHNGIKSLLAHLGTQEFKRIKVGIDRPEPGRKVVDYVLGTFPPEQKADVEEAVKRAAEASRAWTEISFLRVMNQYNG encoded by the coding sequence ATGAAAGTCATTGTAGGATTGGGTAATCCAGGTCGTGAGTATGAGATGACACGACATAATGTAGGCTTCTGGGCAATTGATCGCCTGGCAGATGAATGGGGTATTGCGCTGAATCAAGGTAAGTTCAAAGGGTTGATTGGGGAAGGGCGTGTAGGAACCGAGAAGGTCATTCTCGTCAAGCCACTGACGTATATGAATCTGTCCGGGGAATGTGTGTCGCCACTGCTGAGCTTTTACAAGCTCGATCCGGAAGAGGATCTGCTGGTAATCTATGATGATCTTGATCTACCATGTGGTAAAATTCGTCTTCGAACTAAGGGGAGTGCAGGTGGACATAACGGCATTAAATCACTACTTGCACATCTGGGCACACAGGAGTTCAAACGCATTAAGGTCGGGATTGATCGTCCGGAGCCGGGTCGTAAAGTGGTGGATTATGTGCTTGGCACATTCCCACCGGAGCAAAAAGCCGATGTTGAAGAAGCTGTCAAACGGGCTGCTGAAGCATCGAGAGCGTGGACCGAAATTTCGTTCTTGCGCGTGATGAACCAATACAACGGGTAA
- a CDS encoding ribose-phosphate diphosphokinase, whose protein sequence is MANYRDPKLKVFTCNANPALAKEIVDHIGLPMGNAQVIHFSDGEVQIKLNESVRGADVFVIQSTSAPVNEHLMELLVMVDALKRASAKSINVVIPYYGYARQDRKARARDPITAKLVANLIETAGAHRVITMDLHATQIQGFFDIPVDHLLGVPILGKHFADKNLEDIVVVSPDHGGVTRARKLAERLEAPIAIIDKRRPEPNVAEVMNIVGNIEGRTAIIIDDIIDTAGTITLAAHALMEAGAKAVYACCTHPVLSGPAIERIENSSIKELIVTNSIPLGPEKQSEKIKSLSVAPIIGEAIIRVHEELSVSKLFD, encoded by the coding sequence ATGGCGAATTATCGCGACCCGAAATTGAAGGTCTTTACGTGTAATGCAAACCCGGCTCTGGCAAAAGAAATCGTAGATCATATTGGTCTTCCGATGGGAAATGCGCAAGTTATACATTTTAGTGACGGGGAAGTACAAATTAAGCTAAACGAAAGTGTTCGCGGTGCGGACGTATTCGTCATTCAGTCCACAAGTGCCCCAGTTAATGAGCACCTGATGGAGCTGCTCGTTATGGTAGATGCATTAAAACGTGCATCTGCAAAAAGCATCAATGTTGTAATTCCGTATTATGGGTATGCTCGTCAGGATCGTAAAGCGCGCGCGCGTGATCCGATCACAGCGAAGCTGGTAGCGAACCTGATTGAAACGGCCGGAGCGCATCGTGTGATCACTATGGACCTCCATGCGACTCAGATTCAAGGCTTCTTTGATATTCCAGTTGACCATTTGCTTGGTGTGCCGATTCTCGGCAAGCACTTCGCAGATAAAAATCTCGAAGACATTGTCGTTGTATCACCTGACCATGGCGGTGTAACACGTGCTCGTAAACTGGCTGAACGTCTGGAAGCGCCGATTGCCATCATTGACAAACGCCGTCCGGAGCCGAACGTGGCGGAAGTGATGAATATCGTGGGTAATATTGAAGGCAGAACAGCGATTATTATTGATGACATCATCGATACAGCTGGTACGATTACACTGGCAGCTCATGCACTGATGGAAGCTGGAGCAAAAGCTGTATATGCATGCTGTACGCACCCTGTATTGTCTGGTCCAGCAATCGAGCGTATCGAGAATTCAAGCATCAAAGAATTGATCGTAACAAACTCTATTCCGCTCGGACCGGAAAAACAGAGTGAAAAAATTAAGTCTCTTTCTGTTGCGCCGATCATCGGGGAAGCGATTATTCGTGTCCATGAAGAACTGTCAGTAAGCAAGCTGTTTGACTAA
- the glmU gene encoding bifunctional UDP-N-acetylglucosamine diphosphorylase/glucosamine-1-phosphate N-acetyltransferase GlmU, whose product MSDKFAVVLAAGQGTRMKSKLYKVLHPVCGKPMVQHVVDNLQELNVNRIVVVVGHGAEKVQEQLGTHVEYVMQEQQLGTAHAVTQVAPLLEDAPGTTLVLSGDEPLISADTLAKLTADHEASGAAGTILTRVMDNPTGYGRIIRNAQGQVERIVEQKDANEEEQRVQEINTGTYCFDNQKLFAALKKVDNKNAQGEFYLTDVIEILQKDGQSIEASVTDEVTIGVNDRVALAKAESMMRSRILEAHMRAGVTIIDPQNTYIETNVVIGRDTVIYPGALIGAGTVIGEDCIIGPNSQLTNCEVGDRVHIKQSVLMDSRVDSDATVGPFAYVRPNSHVGEGAKVGDFVELKNTTLGKGSKVSHLTYLGDAEIGADVNVGCGTVTVNYDGVKKYKTVVGDGSFVGCNTNLIAPVTVGEGAYIAAGSTINQDVPDGALAIARTRQTNKENYASKIIKK is encoded by the coding sequence ATGTCAGATAAATTTGCGGTCGTATTAGCTGCCGGACAGGGCACACGAATGAAATCGAAGCTGTACAAAGTGCTGCACCCCGTTTGCGGCAAGCCGATGGTTCAGCACGTCGTGGATAACCTGCAAGAGCTGAACGTAAACCGCATTGTTGTAGTGGTTGGGCATGGAGCGGAGAAAGTACAGGAGCAGCTTGGCACGCATGTTGAGTATGTCATGCAGGAGCAGCAACTTGGAACAGCACACGCAGTCACGCAGGTTGCTCCTCTCTTGGAAGATGCGCCGGGGACTACCCTTGTGCTTTCCGGGGACGAGCCTCTCATTAGCGCGGATACATTAGCGAAGCTTACAGCAGACCATGAAGCGAGCGGAGCTGCCGGAACGATTCTAACCCGGGTTATGGACAATCCAACAGGGTACGGACGCATTATTCGTAATGCACAGGGACAAGTTGAGCGCATTGTAGAGCAGAAAGATGCGAATGAAGAGGAACAGCGTGTTCAGGAGATCAACACAGGCACATATTGCTTTGATAACCAGAAACTGTTCGCAGCATTGAAGAAAGTAGATAATAAAAATGCGCAGGGTGAATTTTACCTGACTGATGTGATTGAAATTTTACAGAAGGACGGCCAAAGCATTGAAGCATCCGTTACAGATGAAGTAACCATTGGGGTGAATGATCGTGTAGCGCTTGCAAAAGCGGAATCTATGATGCGTAGCCGGATTCTTGAAGCTCATATGCGTGCAGGTGTGACTATAATTGATCCACAGAATACGTATATCGAAACGAATGTGGTAATTGGCCGCGATACTGTGATTTACCCGGGTGCGTTGATTGGAGCCGGTACTGTCATTGGAGAAGATTGCATAATTGGACCGAACTCACAGCTTACGAATTGTGAAGTAGGAGATCGTGTTCACATTAAGCAGTCCGTATTGATGGACAGCCGTGTTGACAGCGATGCAACGGTTGGGCCGTTTGCGTATGTGCGTCCGAACTCACATGTAGGAGAGGGCGCTAAGGTCGGCGATTTCGTCGAGTTAAAAAATACGACACTTGGCAAGGGTAGTAAAGTTTCGCATCTTACGTATCTTGGAGATGCGGAGATCGGTGCCGATGTAAATGTAGGATGCGGTACGGTAACGGTGAACTACGATGGCGTGAAGAAGTATAAGACGGTTGTAGGAGACGGCTCTTTCGTCGGATGTAACACGAATCTGATAGCGCCGGTAACAGTGGGAGAAGGAGCATATATTGCTGCAGGTTCCACCATCAATCAGGATGTTCCGGATGGCGCACTTGCCATCGCCCGTACACGCCAGACGAACAAAGAAAATTATGCAAGCAAAATTATAAAGAAATAA
- the spoVG gene encoding septation regulator SpoVG → MEVTDVRLRRVNTDGRMKAICSITIDNEFVVHDIRVIDGNNGMFVAMPSKRTPEGEFRDIAHPISSSTREKIQAAVLAEYERVGEVVESEELVEEGA, encoded by the coding sequence ATGGAAGTGACGGACGTAAGACTCCGCCGCGTCAACACAGATGGACGCATGAAAGCGATCTGTTCCATTACGATCGATAATGAATTCGTGGTTCATGACATCCGCGTTATCGATGGTAACAACGGTATGTTTGTGGCAATGCCGAGCAAACGTACGCCAGAAGGGGAATTCCGCGACATCGCGCATCCAATCTCTTCGTCTACTCGCGAAAAGATTCAAGCCGCTGTACTGGCTGAATACGAACGTGTAGGAGAAGTTGTAGAGAGTGAAGAACTCGTAGAAGAGGGCGCGTAA
- a CDS encoding RidA family protein: MTESISTTKAPAAIGPYSQAIKAGDLIFTSGQIPLTAEGELVDGDITAQTHQVFANLKEVLAAAGATLNDVVKATVFVKNIEDFGTINEVYGQYFNEHRPARSLVEVARLPKDVGIEIELVASIGR, from the coding sequence ATGACAGAATCCATCTCAACCACAAAAGCGCCAGCTGCGATCGGACCCTATTCACAGGCAATCAAGGCAGGGGATTTGATTTTTACATCTGGCCAGATTCCGTTGACAGCGGAAGGGGAACTTGTAGACGGAGATATTACGGCTCAGACGCATCAAGTATTTGCGAACTTGAAAGAAGTGCTGGCGGCAGCCGGAGCAACGTTGAATGACGTTGTGAAGGCAACGGTTTTCGTTAAAAACATTGAAGATTTCGGAACGATTAATGAAGTATACGGCCAGTACTTCAATGAGCATCGTCCGGCCCGCTCCCTTGTAGAAGTGGCTCGTCTCCCGAAAGATGTAGGAATCGAGATCGAATTGGTTGCTTCTATCGGCAGATAA